A genomic window from Streptomyces broussonetiae includes:
- a CDS encoding thioesterase family protein produces the protein MPEAASAPSSALGFARAGGPPSRAVIGDSEFDRDTAVTRREPGVYDLDLSAGWTILGAVNGGYLLAVLGRALADTLPHPDPFTISAHYLTASRPGPAVIRTEQVRTGRTLSTGQASLHQYDDEGNEVERIRVLASYGDLADLPDDVRTTATPPPIPPLDRCFGPQDDPSPVDGVSAIAGRLMLRLDPSTVGWALGAPSGKGEMRAWFGLADGRDADPLSLLLAVDALPPTAFEIGLKGWVPTVELTVHVRHRPAPGPLRVSITTRNLAGGFLEEDAEIWDTEDRLVAQSRQLARVRLP, from the coding sequence ATGCCAGAAGCAGCTTCCGCACCCTCCTCCGCTCTCGGCTTCGCTCGAGCGGGGGGACCTCCGTCGCGGGCCGTGATCGGCGACAGCGAGTTCGACCGCGACACCGCGGTCACGCGGCGCGAGCCCGGCGTCTACGACCTCGACCTCTCGGCCGGCTGGACCATCCTCGGCGCCGTCAACGGCGGGTACCTGCTGGCCGTGCTCGGCCGGGCCCTCGCGGACACGCTGCCGCACCCGGACCCCTTCACCATCTCCGCGCACTACCTGACCGCGTCCCGGCCGGGCCCCGCGGTGATCCGCACCGAGCAGGTCCGCACCGGCCGCACCCTCTCCACCGGCCAGGCCTCGCTCCACCAGTACGACGACGAGGGCAACGAGGTGGAACGCATCCGCGTCCTCGCGTCCTACGGCGACCTGGCAGACCTCCCCGACGACGTCCGCACGACGGCGACCCCGCCGCCGATCCCGCCGCTGGACCGGTGCTTCGGCCCGCAGGACGACCCCTCCCCGGTCGACGGCGTCTCGGCGATCGCCGGCCGGCTGATGCTCAGGCTGGACCCGTCGACCGTGGGCTGGGCGCTCGGCGCGCCCTCCGGCAAGGGCGAGATGCGCGCCTGGTTCGGCCTCGCGGACGGCCGTGACGCGGACCCCCTCTCGCTCCTGCTGGCGGTGGACGCCCTGCCGCCCACCGCCTTCGAGATCGGCCTCAAGGGCTGGGTCCCCACGGTGGAACTCACCGTCCACGTCCGCCACCGCCCGGCCCCCGGCCCGCTGCGGGTCTCCATCACCACCCGCAACCTGGCCGGCGGCTTCCTCGAGGAGGACGCCGAGATCTGGGACACCGAAGACCGCCTGGTCGCCCAGTCCCGCCAACTCGCCCGGGTGAGACTGCCCTGA
- a CDS encoding TetR family transcriptional regulator: MSHTLGIRQAQKQKTRQAFLDAALALLEEQSLSSLGLREVTRAVGVAPTAFYRHFRSTADLGVALVDEALGSLHPMVRTTVSTAGGSEERITRAIELISHHVDTHPAHVRFVARERHGGVQPVREAIRDQLARFAEEVKAELAKDPEAEGWDDDDLLMLAHLYVDQMLITASLFLEAQEAPAEERERVTQLARRQLRLITVGRSHWLD, encoded by the coding sequence ATGAGTCACACCCTCGGCATCCGGCAGGCGCAGAAGCAGAAGACCCGTCAGGCGTTCCTCGACGCCGCGCTCGCACTGCTGGAGGAGCAGAGCCTGAGCAGCCTGGGTCTGCGCGAGGTCACCCGGGCCGTGGGCGTCGCCCCGACCGCCTTCTACCGGCACTTCCGCTCCACCGCCGACCTCGGCGTGGCGCTGGTCGACGAGGCCCTGGGCAGCCTGCACCCGATGGTGCGCACGACGGTGTCCACGGCGGGCGGCAGCGAGGAACGCATCACGCGCGCCATCGAGTTGATCTCCCATCACGTGGACACCCATCCCGCCCACGTCCGCTTCGTCGCGCGCGAGCGGCACGGCGGGGTGCAGCCGGTACGGGAGGCCATCCGCGACCAGCTCGCGCGGTTCGCCGAGGAGGTGAAGGCGGAGCTGGCCAAGGACCCGGAGGCCGAGGGCTGGGACGACGACGACCTGCTGATGCTCGCGCACCTCTACGTCGACCAGATGCTCATCACCGCCTCCCTGTTCCTGGAGGCGCAGGAGGCTCCGGCCGAGGAGCGGGAGCGCGTCACCCAGCTCGCCAGGCGGCAGCTGCGGCTCATCACCGTCGGCCGCAGCCACTGGCTCGACTGA
- a CDS encoding DUF4190 domain-containing protein, producing the protein MHLTAPVTSGTDTRQGPRDADGMAVASFILGLLGLLVLNIFLGPIAIVLAAVSLWRGTTRRGRAWLGLTLGVADLAVLVLSMQLSHTISWSL; encoded by the coding sequence ATGCACCTCACCGCACCGGTCACCAGCGGCACCGACACCCGTCAGGGTCCGCGCGACGCCGACGGCATGGCCGTGGCGTCGTTCATCCTCGGTCTGCTGGGCCTGCTCGTCCTCAACATCTTCCTCGGCCCGATCGCCATCGTCCTGGCCGCGGTCTCCCTCTGGCGCGGCACCACCCGCCGCGGCCGTGCCTGGCTGGGCCTCACCCTCGGCGTCGCGGACCTGGCGGTCCTGGTGCTGTCGATGCAGCTGAGCCACACGATTTCCTGGAGCCTGTGA
- a CDS encoding cysteine desulfurase family protein — protein MAYLDHAATTPMLPEAAEALTAQLSMTGNASSLHASGRRARRTVEESRETLAEALGARPSEVVFTSGGTEADNLAVKGLYWSRRAADPARTRVLASPVEHHAVLDAVHWLGEHEGAKVEYLPVDSYGRVHPDALREAVARNPDDVALVTVMWANNEIGTILPVRELADVAAEFGIPMHADAVQAFGQVPVGFADSGLAAMTVSGHKIGGPYGVGALLLGREYTPVPVLHGGGQERHVRSGTLDVPVIASFAVAGRLATERREEFARDIGALRDQLTAAVRRAVPDALLGGDPAPEGRLPANAHFTFPGCEGDSLLLLLDAQGIECSTGSACTAGVAQPSHVLLATGTDPELARGTLRFSLGHTSTEADVQAVAKAIGPAVERARAAGLS, from the coding sequence ATGGCTTACCTCGACCACGCCGCGACCACCCCGATGCTCCCGGAGGCGGCAGAGGCACTGACCGCCCAGCTGAGCATGACGGGCAACGCCTCCTCCCTCCACGCATCCGGCCGCCGCGCCCGCCGTACGGTCGAGGAGTCCCGCGAAACCCTCGCGGAAGCGCTGGGCGCCCGCCCCAGCGAGGTCGTCTTCACCTCGGGCGGCACCGAGGCCGACAACCTCGCCGTCAAGGGCCTGTACTGGTCCCGCCGCGCCGCCGACCCGGCCCGCACCCGGGTACTGGCCAGCCCCGTCGAGCACCACGCCGTCCTCGACGCCGTCCACTGGCTCGGTGAACACGAGGGCGCCAAGGTCGAGTACCTCCCCGTCGACTCCTACGGCCGGGTCCACCCCGACGCCCTGCGCGAGGCCGTCGCCCGCAACCCCGACGACGTCGCCCTGGTCACGGTGATGTGGGCCAACAACGAGATCGGCACCATCCTGCCGGTCCGCGAACTCGCCGACGTGGCCGCAGAGTTCGGCATCCCGATGCACGCCGACGCGGTCCAGGCCTTCGGGCAGGTCCCGGTCGGCTTCGCCGACTCCGGCCTCGCCGCGATGACCGTTTCCGGCCATAAGATCGGCGGCCCGTACGGCGTCGGTGCGCTGCTGCTCGGCCGCGAGTACACCCCCGTCCCCGTGCTGCACGGCGGCGGCCAGGAGCGCCACGTGCGCTCCGGCACCCTCGACGTCCCCGTCATCGCGTCCTTCGCCGTCGCCGGCCGGCTCGCCACCGAGCGGCGCGAGGAGTTCGCCCGCGATATCGGCGCGCTGCGCGACCAGTTGACCGCCGCCGTGCGCCGTGCCGTACCCGACGCCCTCCTCGGTGGCGACCCGGCACCCGAGGGGCGCCTGCCGGCCAACGCGCACTTCACCTTCCCCGGCTGCGAGGGCGACTCCCTGCTGCTCCTGCTGGACGCCCAGGGCATCGAGTGCTCCACCGGCTCCGCCTGCACCGCGGGCGTCGCCCAGCCCAGCCATGTGCTGCTCGCCACCGGCACCGATCCGGAGCTGGCCCGGGGCACCCTGCGCTTCTCCCTCGGCCACACCTCCACCGAGGCGGACGTGCAGGCGGTCGCGAAGGCGATCGGCCCGGCGGTGGAACGCGCGCGCGCCGCGGGCCTGAGCTGA